Proteins encoded together in one Lathyrus oleraceus cultivar Zhongwan6 chromosome 5, CAAS_Psat_ZW6_1.0, whole genome shotgun sequence window:
- the LOC127087026 gene encoding fasciclin-like arabinogalactan protein 11 has protein sequence MKQILFSFSLFLLMLSSLYSPNIAATGSAASPKQALAPKAASPTSTKPLVPTLPDSPDTSDSTPDDIARILKKAKTFNILTRLLKTTEIMSSINSQLITGKSGGLTILAPDDSAFSNLKAGFLNSLNENKKIELLQFHILPQFVDSNNFDSLSNPVETVAGKDPLKRPLNFESLGNSVNISTGVVNATVTGVVYQDNKLAIYRLDKVLLPLDFFGTKAPASAPVAAKAPKAGKGKSSSAEDEDETTTQDQKSSGAVSLIGIEGTSLKAIGAAFVAVAMFGNCI, from the coding sequence ATGAAACAAATTCTCTTTTCCTTCTCACTTTTTCTACTCATGTTATCATCATTGTATTCTCCCAATATAGCAGCAACCGGGTCTGCAGCATCACCAAAACAAGCCCTGGCACCAAAAGCAGCATCACCAACATCAACAAAACCTTTAGTCCCAACACTACCTGATTCACCGGACACCTCAGACTCCACCCCAGATGACATAGCCAGAATCCTCAAAAAGGCCAAAACATTCAACATCCTAACCCGTCTCCTAAAAACTACAGAAATCATGAGCAGCATAAACTCACAGCTCATAACAGGAAAAAGCGGAGGACTAACAATCCTTGCACCTGACGACTCAGCTTTCTCAAACCTCAAAGCAGGTTTCTTGAACTCTCTAAACGAAAACAAAAAAATCGAACTCTTACAGTTCCACATCCTTCCACAGTTTGTTGATAGCAATAATTTTGATTCTCTTAGTAACCCTGTTGAGACAGTGGCAGGGAAAGACCCTTTAAAGCGTCCATTGAATTTTGAATCGTTGGGTAACAGTGTTAATATTTCAACAGGTGTGGTTAATGCTACTGTTACTGGTGTAGTTTATCAAGATAACAAGCTTGCTATATATCGTTTGGATAAAGTTTTGCTTCCTCTTGATTTCTTTGGGACTAAGGCTCCTGCTTCTGCTCCTGTTGCGGCAAAAGCACCTAAAGCtggtaaggggaaatcatcttcGGCAGAAGATGAGGATGAGACAACAACACAAGATCAGAAAAGTTCTGGAGCTGTGAGTTTAATTGGTATTGAAGGAACATCATTGAAGGCTATTGGAGCAGCTTTTGTTGCAGTGGCAATGTTTGGCAACTGCATATGA
- the LOC127087025 gene encoding fasciclin-like arabinogalactan protein 12 yields MIMKIQKQYLLCISLTLLLSLTLASISPATSPTQTPTSLPQQPPNDNNTPETSTTDIVQILKQANSFNIFIRLMKTTQLINQLNSQLITIKSGGLTILAPEDSAFSELKPGFLNTLSNGQKLELLQFHVVPDFVSSSNFDTLTNPVRTLAGNKPGKVELNVISYNGNVNISTGQVNTTVSGVIYTDKHLAIYRVGKVLIPSEFFPAKKIVAAPALAPAPVIDEAKAPKAEKEKPVSSEDSSSQVVPTLTSGGMRIDVCGTWVVLVVGIVLGGF; encoded by the coding sequence ATGATCATGAAGATTCAAAAGCAATATCTCTTATGCATTTCACTAACACTACTACTTTCCCTCACTTTAGCCTCTATATCTCCGGCCACATCACCAACTCAAACACCAACTTCATTACCCCAACAACCACCAAATGACAATAACACCCCTGAAACATCTACAACCGACATAGTTCAAATCCTTAAACAAGCAAACTCTTTCAACATCTTCATCCGTCTCATGAAAACAACTCAGTTAATCAACCAACTAAACTCACAACTCATAACCATAAAATCTGGCGGCTTAACAATTCTTGCACCAGAAGATTCAGCATTCTCAGAACTCAAACCAGGCTTCCTCAACACACTCTCCAATGGACAGAAACTAGAGCTACTTCAGTTCCACGTTGTTCCTGATTTTGTATCTAGCTCTAACTTCGATACTTTGACTAACCCTGTGAGAACACTCGCTGGAAACAAACCTGGAAAAGTTGAACTTAACGTGATTAGTTATAATGGAAACGTGAATATTTCAACTGGACAAGTTAATACGACGGTTAGCGGAGTTATATATACGGATAAACATCTTGCTATTTATAGGGTTGGTAAAGTGCTTATTCCGTCGGAGTTTTTTCCTGCGAAGAAAATCGTGGCGGCGCCGGCTTTAGCACCGGCGCCTGTGATTGATGAAGCTAAGGCGCCGAAGGCTGAGAAGGAGAAACCAGTGTCTTCGGAAGATTCATCGTCGCAGGTTGTTCCTACTTTGACATCTGGTGGCATGAGGATCGATGTGTGTGGAACTTGGGTGGTTCTTGTTGTTGGAATTGTTTTGGGAGGTTTTTAA